A window of Plantibacter sp. PA-3-X8 genomic DNA:
TCGACGGAGGCGCCGCCTGCTGCGAGGACGCCGGCGATGGCGCTGCCCATGTTGCCGGTTCCGAAGATGGTGACGTTCGTCATGACGATGCTCCTTCTCGTGGCCGCCTGGTCACGGGTCAATTGGTTGTTGGTACAACTAACGTAACACCGGTTAGTTGTAGGCGCAACTATTGCTACGCTGGAGGTATGACCGAGACACGATGGCTGAGCGGCGACGAGCAACGCTCCTGGGTGCGCTTCGCCGCGGTGCTCGAGCTCCTGCCGGCCGCGCTCGACCTCCAGCTCACGCGGGACGAGCACCTGACGCACTTCGACTACTTCACGCTCGCGATGCTGTCTGAGACCCCGGGCCGCACGTTGCGCACCTCGGCGCTCGCGGCCCGGACGAACGCGACGCTGCCTCGTTTGTCGCGGGTGCTGACGCGCTTGGAGGAGGCGGGCTTCGTGGCACGGACACCGTGCCCGGAGGATCGACGGGCGACGAACGTGACGCTCACCGATGCGGGCTGGGACAAGGTCGTCCAGGCCGCGCCGGGCCACGTCGAGCACGTGCGGTCCCTGGTCCTCGACGCACTGACGCCGGCCCAGATCGAGCAGCTCGGCGAGATCTCCGCAGCCCTCCTGACGAAGCTCGACCCCGACGGCCGGATGTTCGCCAGCGAGGCCTGATCTCCGTCACCTGGGGGATTCGCGGCGCTCGAGGGCTGCGTAGCGTGGGGCTCGACGTCGTGGACACCA
This region includes:
- a CDS encoding MarR family winged helix-turn-helix transcriptional regulator, translated to MTETRWLSGDEQRSWVRFAAVLELLPAALDLQLTRDEHLTHFDYFTLAMLSETPGRTLRTSALAARTNATLPRLSRVLTRLEEAGFVARTPCPEDRRATNVTLTDAGWDKVVQAAPGHVEHVRSLVLDALTPAQIEQLGEISAALLTKLDPDGRMFASEA